From the genome of Desulfobaculum xiamenense, one region includes:
- a CDS encoding chaperone modulator CbpM: protein MDLTKLETGAVPEPSNLVTWVSFIELTAVHPSRLTELIDIGWVEPLETSARGVLFHQRDVYRVRKLVRLCADLEVGVTGGMIIVDLLARIENLEHKVRELERLV from the coding sequence ATGGACCTGACCAAGCTGGAAACGGGCGCAGTGCCCGAACCATCGAATCTCGTTACATGGGTGTCGTTCATCGAACTCACGGCGGTGCATCCGTCCCGGTTGACGGAGCTTATCGACATCGGGTGGGTGGAACCGCTGGAGACGTCCGCGCGCGGAGTCCTCTTCCATCAGCGCGACGTTTACCGCGTGCGCAAGCTCGTGCGCCTGTGCGCCGACCTCGAGGTCGGCGTCACGGGCGGGATGATCATCGTCGACCTCTTGGCCCGCATCGAGAATCTGGAACACAAGGTTCGCGAACTCGAACGACTGGTCTAG
- the aroL gene encoding shikimate kinase AroL, whose translation MTFGNVPRPVDFGERTNVYLVGLRASGKTSLGRALAKRLGREFLDTDELVRQAAGRDVADIVAEGGWESFRRMEREALRGIAADAGAVVATGGGIVLDAENRAFMRAGGPVFYLMADVALLMSRLAVDPAEGQRPALTDLSPEDEMRATLAEREPLYLDAATFVLRAQDPLDELVEDVLDKLRLLRRG comes from the coding sequence ATGACCTTCGGGAATGTGCCGCGTCCGGTGGACTTCGGCGAGCGGACCAACGTCTACCTCGTGGGCCTTCGAGCCAGCGGCAAGACGAGCCTCGGTCGGGCGTTGGCGAAGCGTCTGGGGAGGGAGTTTCTCGACACGGACGAACTGGTGCGGCAGGCGGCCGGGCGCGACGTGGCCGACATCGTCGCCGAGGGCGGCTGGGAGAGCTTCCGGCGCATGGAGCGCGAGGCACTGCGCGGCATAGCCGCCGACGCCGGGGCCGTGGTGGCCACGGGCGGGGGCATCGTGCTCGACGCCGAGAACCGCGCCTTCATGCGCGCGGGCGGTCCGGTGTTCTACCTCATGGCGGACGTGGCGCTCCTGATGTCCCGTCTGGCGGTCGACCCCGCCGAGGGCCAGCGCCCCGCCCTGACGGACCTTTCGCCCGAGGACGAGATGCGTGCGACCCTTGCTGAGCGCGAGCCGCTGTACCTCGACGCGGCGACCTTCGTGCTACGCGCGCAGGACCCGCTGGACGAGTTGGTCGAGGACGTGCTGGACAAGTTGCGCCTGCTGCGACGCGGCTAG
- a CDS encoding PAS domain-containing response regulator: MQNTTLRILLANPNPNDTALISQALAEAGFRFHIETAANDDALRRMLGDGPDLIIRRDADAPLRNLIPATIPVIVISNTMTHERGRELVESGAHDYMHTSDIGRLPASASRALRDAALRRASTQSPLADHFAQAYRHSLDAVAMLDIEEHVVDINAAFTRLFGFSIDEMRGRRLSDCIMPQDRREEFMSLTARVQNGEMIRRRTTRLRKDASPVEVIAIGVPVTLADGNHGICAIYSDISPREKAIRALRQAESRYRSFFMEAVEGMFISTPTGRFMLANPALAELLGYESVSAVTDGIRNISREVYADASQRDRLLELLGRHGAVRDFRTRVVRRDGTVITVRQNVREVRDEDGELLYYQGTMALTQGG; encoded by the coding sequence ATGCAGAACACAACGTTGCGCATCCTGCTCGCAAATCCGAACCCGAACGACACGGCGCTCATTTCGCAGGCACTCGCCGAAGCTGGATTTCGCTTCCATATCGAAACGGCTGCGAATGACGACGCGCTGCGTCGCATGCTAGGCGACGGCCCGGATCTGATCATCCGCCGGGACGCAGACGCGCCGCTACGAAACCTCATCCCGGCCACGATTCCCGTCATCGTCATATCGAACACGATGACCCACGAACGGGGCCGCGAGCTCGTCGAGTCCGGTGCCCACGACTACATGCACACGAGCGACATCGGGCGCCTTCCCGCCTCGGCGAGCCGCGCCCTGCGCGACGCAGCCCTGCGCCGCGCCAGCACCCAATCGCCGCTCGCCGACCACTTCGCGCAGGCGTACCGCCACAGCCTCGACGCCGTGGCCATGCTCGACATTGAGGAGCACGTGGTGGACATCAACGCCGCCTTCACGCGGCTGTTCGGATTCTCCATCGACGAGATGCGGGGCAGGCGGCTTTCGGACTGCATCATGCCGCAGGACAGGCGGGAGGAATTCATGTCCCTCACCGCACGGGTGCAGAACGGCGAAATGATTCGCCGCCGCACCACCCGCCTGCGCAAGGACGCAAGCCCGGTAGAGGTCATCGCCATCGGCGTCCCCGTGACGCTCGCCGACGGCAACCACGGCATCTGCGCCATCTACAGCGACATCTCGCCTCGGGAAAAGGCCATCCGCGCCCTGCGGCAGGCGGAATCGCGCTATCGAAGCTTCTTCATGGAGGCGGTGGAAGGGATGTTCATCTCCACACCGACGGGGCGATTCATGCTGGCCAATCCGGCGCTGGCGGAACTTCTGGGCTACGAATCAGTCAGCGCGGTCACGGACGGCATCCGCAACATCAGCCGCGAGGTCTATGCGGATGCGTCCCAGCGGGACCGGCTGCTGGAACTGCTTGGCAGGCACGGCGCGGTACGGGATTTCCGCACGCGGGTGGTCAGGCGGGACGGCACGGTGATCACCGTGCGCCAGAATGTACGCGAGGTTCGCGACGAGGACGGCGAACTGCTCTACTATCAGGGCACCATGGCCCTGACGCAGGGAGGATGA
- the clpB gene encoding ATP-dependent chaperone ClpB produces MDLNKFTQKSQEAISQAQDVAVKFGHQQIDAEHLLLALVMQEHGIVGRLLEKAGYDPAAYAEALKRELAKLPRVSGPGAAPGQVYVTPRLNESLVRAQELAKQMKDEYVSVEHIFLVLADDPQSTAIGRVNKQFGINREKVLGVLTEVRGCQRVTSANPEDTYEALKKYGRDLVEAARKGKLDPVIGRDEEIRRCVRILSRRTKNNPVLIGEAGVGKTAIVEGLAQRILKQDVPEGLKDKSVFALDMGALIAGAKYRGEFEERLKAVLSEVEKSAGRILLFIDELHTIVGAGKTEGSMDAGNLLKPMLARGELHCIGATTLDEYRKYIEKDPALERRFQPVVVDEPSVEDTISILRGLKERFEVHHGVRIADGAIVEAATLSHRYITDRQLPDKAIDLIDEAAAMIRTEIDSLPAELDHINRKVMQLEIEREALRRETDEKSRERLGRLERELADLKDEQGTLAAQWEHEKGSIEDVRHLKENIEKTRHAIEEAERALDYNRAAELKYSTLPDLERRLAEREGKSGDGARLLREEVGPDDVAQVIARWTGIPVSRLLESEREKLLRLEDQLHERVVGQDIAVTAVADAVLRARAGLKDPGRPIGSFIFLGPTGVGKTELCKTLAEALFDTEENMVRLDMSEYMEKHTVARLIGAPPGYIGYDEGGQLTEAVRRKPYSVVLFDEIEKAHPDVFNTLLQILDDGRLTDSHGRTVDFKNTIIIMTSNLGSQYLLDGINADGTLKPGVEEQVMETLRMEFRPEFLNRVDEVVNFKPLLPEQLKSIVELMLRGLRARLAERKMTLALTEAAKDFIAEAAYEPSFGARPLRRYLQAHIETPLAREIIAGRIDDGHDITVDVADGGLVFR; encoded by the coding sequence ATGGATCTGAACAAGTTCACGCAGAAATCGCAGGAAGCCATCAGTCAGGCGCAGGATGTGGCCGTCAAGTTCGGCCACCAGCAGATCGACGCCGAGCATCTGCTTCTGGCCCTTGTCATGCAGGAACACGGGATCGTCGGCAGGCTGCTCGAAAAGGCCGGGTACGACCCCGCCGCCTACGCCGAGGCCCTCAAGCGCGAGCTGGCCAAGCTGCCGCGCGTGTCCGGCCCTGGCGCGGCACCGGGACAGGTTTACGTCACCCCCCGGCTCAACGAGTCCCTTGTCCGCGCGCAGGAATTGGCCAAGCAGATGAAGGACGAGTACGTCAGCGTGGAGCACATTTTCCTCGTGCTCGCCGACGATCCGCAGTCCACGGCCATCGGGCGGGTGAACAAGCAGTTCGGCATCAACCGCGAGAAGGTTCTCGGCGTGTTGACCGAAGTGCGCGGCTGCCAGCGCGTGACCTCGGCCAATCCCGAGGACACGTACGAAGCGCTCAAGAAGTACGGGCGCGACCTCGTGGAGGCCGCGCGCAAGGGCAAGCTGGACCCCGTCATCGGGCGCGATGAGGAAATCCGGCGCTGCGTGCGCATCCTCTCGCGGCGTACCAAGAACAATCCCGTGCTCATCGGCGAGGCTGGCGTGGGCAAGACGGCCATCGTCGAAGGCCTCGCCCAGCGCATCCTCAAGCAGGACGTGCCAGAGGGGCTGAAGGACAAGAGCGTCTTCGCCCTCGATATGGGCGCGCTCATCGCCGGTGCCAAGTACCGTGGCGAATTTGAGGAGCGGCTGAAGGCCGTGCTGTCCGAGGTGGAGAAGTCCGCCGGGCGCATCCTGCTCTTCATCGACGAGTTGCATACCATCGTGGGCGCGGGCAAGACCGAAGGCTCCATGGATGCGGGCAACCTCCTGAAGCCCATGCTCGCGCGCGGTGAACTGCATTGCATCGGCGCGACCACCCTCGACGAGTACCGCAAGTATATCGAGAAGGACCCCGCACTGGAGCGGCGTTTTCAGCCGGTGGTCGTGGACGAGCCGAGCGTGGAGGACACCATCTCCATCCTGCGCGGCCTCAAGGAGCGTTTCGAGGTCCATCACGGCGTGCGCATCGCCGACGGTGCCATCGTGGAGGCGGCGACCCTGTCGCACCGCTACATCACTGACCGCCAGCTTCCGGACAAGGCCATCGACCTCATCGACGAGGCCGCGGCCATGATCCGTACGGAGATTGACTCGCTGCCCGCCGAATTGGACCACATCAACCGCAAGGTCATGCAGCTCGAAATCGAGCGCGAGGCCCTGCGCCGCGAGACGGATGAGAAATCCCGCGAGCGTCTCGGCCGCCTCGAACGCGAGCTGGCCGACCTGAAGGACGAGCAGGGGACCCTTGCCGCCCAGTGGGAGCATGAGAAAGGTTCCATCGAGGATGTTCGCCACCTTAAGGAGAACATCGAGAAGACCCGTCACGCCATTGAGGAGGCCGAGCGCGCTCTCGACTACAACCGCGCCGCCGAACTCAAGTACTCCACGCTGCCCGACCTCGAACGGCGACTGGCCGAGCGCGAGGGCAAATCCGGCGACGGCGCGCGCCTGTTGCGCGAGGAGGTCGGCCCGGACGACGTGGCGCAGGTCATTGCCCGCTGGACGGGCATTCCCGTGTCGCGCCTGCTTGAAAGCGAGCGCGAGAAGCTCCTGCGGCTGGAAGATCAGCTTCACGAGCGCGTGGTGGGGCAGGACATTGCCGTCACCGCAGTGGCCGACGCCGTGCTGCGCGCCCGCGCCGGACTCAAGGACCCCGGACGTCCCATCGGATCGTTCATCTTCCTCGGCCCCACGGGCGTGGGCAAGACCGAACTCTGCAAGACCCTCGCCGAGGCGCTGTTCGACACCGAGGAGAACATGGTGCGCCTCGACATGTCCGAGTACATGGAAAAGCACACCGTGGCCCGGCTCATCGGAGCGCCTCCGGGATACATCGGCTATGACGAGGGCGGCCAGCTTACCGAGGCTGTGCGGCGCAAGCCCTACTCTGTGGTCCTCTTCGACGAGATCGAGAAGGCGCACCCCGATGTGTTCAACACGCTGCTCCAGATTCTCGACGACGGACGGCTCACGGACAGCCATGGCCGCACCGTGGACTTCAAGAACACCATCATCATCATGACCTCGAACCTCGGCTCGCAGTACCTGCTGGACGGCATCAACGCCGACGGCACGCTCAAGCCCGGCGTGGAGGAGCAGGTGATGGAGACGCTGCGCATGGAGTTCCGCCCGGAGTTCCTGAACCGCGTGGACGAGGTGGTCAACTTCAAGCCGCTTCTGCCTGAACAGCTT
- a CDS encoding cytochrome c, whose product MSMTLAASALFAQTALMPGKSSPQDIVAARKFAMRSFNADLRDIRLKIESGDVIGVVSPALSVSAKAQLIPLVFVDRHESAYPFEGSNKYFKGADTQSFQAAAEYLNAQAQKLLRIASDKDAKKADQHLNRVKRACVDCHTKYRGES is encoded by the coding sequence ATGTCGATGACTCTTGCGGCCTCGGCGCTCTTTGCGCAGACGGCGCTCATGCCGGGCAAGAGTTCTCCGCAGGATATCGTGGCGGCGCGCAAGTTTGCCATGCGCTCCTTCAACGCGGATTTGCGCGACATCCGCCTCAAGATCGAATCGGGCGACGTGATCGGCGTGGTCAGCCCCGCCCTGTCCGTCTCGGCCAAGGCGCAGCTCATTCCGCTGGTCTTCGTCGATCGCCACGAGAGCGCCTACCCCTTCGAGGGGTCAAACAAGTATTTCAAGGGGGCCGACACGCAGTCCTTCCAGGCCGCGGCCGAGTACCTCAATGCGCAGGCGCAGAAGCTTCTGCGCATCGCCTCGGACAAGGACGCCAAGAAGGCGGACCAGCACCTCAATCGCGTCAAGCGCGCGTGCGTGGACTGCCACACCAAGTACCGGGGTGAAAGCTAG
- a CDS encoding polysaccharide deacetylase family protein encodes MLKSLPVLMYHYISSWPDAISVAPELFEDHLKAMTRAGYRGIGLDEAAAFLREGRSLPKKSVLITFDDGFLDNYVYAWPLLREHGHKGVIFAVTNKIVHEERPRPTLSDVWDGYVGLDDLPQVNNPFRTGKEGLRVRTDLFFSWKEARAMETDGTVRVAGHTHYHRSVFTSPRFSGLFMPGGRKRTFDRFDAPVLFGLPKFEEGPAMKHRAFKPSEELYALVRESVPQDFATAFDHFKEPGRAQDLLRRIREIPESRLGSYESHAEFEERIYEELRASRDMLRTELGREADVLAWPWGAYSDESLRIAKELGFTVLFTTNIGPNPPGMVSDAVNRFKARARRPAWLLSRLAIYSRPLVARTYGLFHKR; translated from the coding sequence ATGCTGAAAAGCCTGCCAGTCCTGATGTACCACTATATCAGCTCCTGGCCCGACGCTATCTCCGTGGCCCCGGAACTTTTCGAGGACCACCTCAAGGCCATGACCAGGGCTGGCTACCGGGGCATCGGCCTCGACGAGGCCGCCGCCTTCCTGCGCGAAGGCCGCTCGCTGCCCAAGAAATCCGTACTTATCACCTTCGACGACGGCTTCCTCGACAACTACGTCTACGCATGGCCCCTACTGCGCGAGCACGGCCACAAGGGCGTCATCTTCGCGGTCACCAACAAGATCGTGCACGAGGAGCGCCCCCGCCCCACCCTGTCCGACGTGTGGGACGGCTACGTGGGCCTCGACGACCTGCCGCAGGTCAACAATCCCTTCCGCACCGGCAAGGAAGGCCTGCGCGTGCGCACGGACCTCTTCTTCTCGTGGAAGGAGGCCCGCGCCATGGAGACCGACGGCACCGTCCGCGTGGCCGGTCATACCCACTACCACCGCTCCGTCTTCACCAGCCCGCGTTTCTCCGGACTGTTCATGCCCGGCGGCAGAAAGCGCACCTTCGACAGGTTCGACGCCCCGGTGCTCTTCGGTCTGCCCAAGTTCGAGGAAGGCCCGGCCATGAAGCACCGCGCCTTCAAGCCTTCCGAAGAACTCTACGCCCTCGTGCGCGAAAGCGTTCCGCAGGACTTCGCCACCGCCTTCGACCACTTCAAGGAACCGGGCCGTGCGCAGGACCTCCTGCGTCGCATCCGCGAGATTCCGGAAAGCCGTCTGGGCAGCTACGAATCGCACGCCGAATTCGAGGAGCGCATCTACGAGGAACTCCGCGCGAGCCGCGACATGCTGCGCACCGAACTCGGCCGCGAGGCCGACGTGCTGGCGTGGCCGTGGGGCGCATACAGCGACGAAAGCCTGCGCATCGCCAAGGAACTTGGCTTCACCGTGCTCTTCACCACCAATATCGGCCCCAATCCTCCGGGCATGGTCTCCGACGCGGTGAACCGCTTCAAGGCCCGCGCGCGGCGTCCCGCATGGCTGCTCTCGCGGCTGGCCATCTACTCGCGCCCGCTGGTGGCCCGCACCTACGGGCTTTTCCACAAGAGATAG
- a CDS encoding DnaJ C-terminal domain-containing protein produces the protein MSVEFKDYYDILGVARGASKEDISKGFKRLARKYHPDLNPDNPEAEAKFKEINEAYEVLKDPEKRRLYDQLGPNWQHGQNFEPPPGFENFRFTSGGAGFDGAGFSDFFETIFGGGFGGRGAGFRQDPFGGFGGAGFRPGPAKGQDIESTLELTLEEAYQGGAKSISLRENAPGPGAMGGRTRRLEVTVPAGVREGARIRLSGQGGPGRQGGPAGDLYLRVSILPHERFKLDGVNVVLDLPLAPWEAALGATVTVPTLNGAVEMTVPAGMSSGQKMRIRGRGLGTGAGRGDQFVRVVIRTPGKIGERERKLWEELARESDFSPRDF, from the coding sequence ATGAGCGTCGAATTCAAGGATTACTACGATATTCTGGGCGTGGCCAGAGGGGCCTCCAAGGAGGACATCTCCAAGGGGTTCAAGCGCCTCGCCCGGAAGTACCACCCCGATCTCAATCCCGACAACCCCGAGGCCGAGGCGAAATTTAAGGAGATCAACGAAGCCTACGAGGTATTGAAGGACCCCGAGAAGCGCAGGCTCTACGATCAGCTTGGCCCCAACTGGCAGCATGGTCAGAACTTTGAGCCGCCGCCGGGATTCGAGAACTTCCGCTTCACCTCCGGCGGGGCGGGGTTCGATGGCGCGGGCTTCAGCGACTTTTTCGAGACCATCTTCGGTGGCGGTTTCGGTGGGCGCGGGGCGGGTTTCCGTCAGGACCCCTTCGGCGGGTTCGGCGGAGCGGGCTTCCGACCCGGTCCGGCCAAGGGGCAGGACATCGAGAGCACCCTCGAACTCACGCTGGAGGAGGCCTACCAAGGCGGGGCCAAGAGCATTTCACTGCGCGAGAATGCGCCCGGACCCGGCGCGATGGGTGGGCGGACCCGCAGGCTCGAAGTCACCGTGCCCGCTGGCGTGCGCGAGGGCGCACGCATCCGCCTGTCCGGACAGGGCGGTCCGGGACGGCAGGGCGGCCCCGCTGGCGATTTATACCTTCGCGTATCCATCCTGCCGCACGAGCGGTTCAAGCTCGACGGCGTGAACGTGGTGCTCGACCTGCCGCTGGCCCCGTGGGAGGCCGCCCTCGGCGCGACGGTCACAGTGCCCACGCTGAACGGTGCGGTTGAAATGACGGTTCCCGCCGGAATGTCCAGCGGGCAGAAGATGCGCATTCGCGGTCGCGGTCTTGGCACCGGAGCCGGACGTGGCGACCAGTTCGTGCGCGTGGTCATCCGCACACCGGGCAAGATCGGTGAGCGCGAGCGCAAGCTATGGGAAGAACTCGCGCGGGAGTCGGATTTTTCGCCAAGGGATTTCTGA